DNA from Brevibacterium sp. 'Marine':
GATGGCACGGTCGGCCAGGATCATCCCACCGGAGTGGATGCCCAGATGGCGCGGTGAGCCGAGCAGATCCTCGGCGACCTTGAGCACCGGGGCGGGCACCGGGGAGTCCTCGGCATCAGGCAGGCTCGACCACCGGTTGCTCGACTTCGAGAACGCGTCCTGCTGTCCGGGGGCGTAGCCGAGGCTGAAGGCGGCGTCCCGGATGGCCGATTTCGCCCGGTAGGTGATGACATTGGCGACCTGGGCGGCGCGGTCGCGGCCGAAATGGTCGTAGACGTATTGGATGACCTCTTCGCGGCGGCCGGATTCGATGTCGATGTCGATGTCCGGGTACCCCTTGCGGTCCGGGGACAGGAACCGGTCGAAGAGCAGTCCGTGTTTGACGGCGTCGACGGCGGTGATGCCCAGAACGAAGCAGACCGCGGAGTTCGCCGCCGATCCCCGCCCTTGGCAGAAGATGCCCATATGGCGGCAGAATTCGGTGATGTCGAAGACGATGAGGAAGTATCCGCAGAACCCCAGCTGCGCGATCATGTCCATCTCCCGGTCCAGCTGCTCCCAAGCTCGGGGGTTCTCGGCTCTCGTTCCGTAGCGGTGCCGTCCGCGTTCGGCGATGAGGCCGCGCAGATACGTCTCCCCTTCGGTCTCATCGGGCATCGGCGCCTTCGGCAGGTCGGGGCGGGCCGAGGAGAGGACGAAGGAGCAGTCCCGACCGATCCGCACCGCATTGTCCAGAGCCTGCCGAGGGAAGCGTGCGAGCATCTCCTCCCCGGTGTGGATGCGTGCGCTCGCCGTCGCCGGCAGCCACCCGGCCAGTTCATCCAGCGAGAGCCGCGACCGCACCGAGGCCCTCACCTGCGCGGACTTCCATTGGGCGCGGGTGGCGAAGTGGACGGCGTTGCTGGCCATGATCGGCAGTCCCGTCCGCTGGGCCAGATCGCCGAGGTGGCGCAGCCTCTCGTCGTCATCCGGGGTTCCGTCTCGGCTGAGTTCGACGGCGACTCGGTCGGGTCCGAAGAGTGCGGTGAGTTCGCGCAGAGCGCTGAGCCCGCCGTCGTCGTCGCCCAACGCTCGTCGCAGCGGTCCCTTGCGGCAGCCGGTCAGGATCATCCAGTCTCCGTCCTCGGCCGCGAGTTCGTCGAGGTCGAAGAGCGGACGGTTCTTCTCACCGCGCAGGTTCGCCTCGGTGATGATCTGAGAGAGCTGGTGGTAGCCCTCGACGCTGCGGGCGAGGACGAGCAGGTGGGTGGCATCGGGGTCGGTCTGTCCTGGGATCTTCTCGGCCAGCCCCACGGACAGTTCGGAGCCGAACACGGTGTCCAGCCCCACCTCGGCGGCGGCATGGGCGAAGCGGACGGCTCCGTAGAGTCCGTTGTGGTCGGTCAGCGCCAGAGAGCTCAGCCCGGCGGCGGCACCGGCTGCCACGAGCTCTTCGGGGTCGGAGGCTCCGTCGAGGAAGCTGAACTGGGAATGCACATGCAGCTCCGCCCAGTCCACGCCGCTCTGACGCAGCAGTCCCGGTCCGCTGCCGATCCCCTGAGCGCTGCCGGCGCCTGTCGGCTCCTGATAGCGGCCGCGTCCGTCCGAACCGCCGGGGCCGACCGAGACTTGGTAACGGTCGGGGCGGGAGAACGCCGGGGCATCGGAGCCGTCGGCATGCTTGTCGACAGGCTGTTTTCCTGCCGGGTTCTCGCCAGCAGGCTGTTTGTCCGCCGGGGAGGACGGGATGTCCTTGCCTTCGAGGCGGCGCGCCAGCTTCGACCACGGTGTGCGCGGGTTCGAGAATCCCATCGGGACCTCCTCCTCTCAGATGGGGTCGTTGGTCAGCAGGTTGCCCGTCAGCGGTAACGGCCGGTGAGGTACCACTGACCGTGCTCTTTGCTCAGCAGAAGGGCACGGCCGGCATCGGTGACCACCTGCAGCCGGGTCCGGTAGACGGCTCGGTTCGGATCCCACCACCCGGATTCGATGGGCCAGGAACCGGAGTAGTCGGCGATGGCCTCGGTCTGCCCGGTGGGGAATCTGATCGTCGCCGGCACCGCCCCCAGTCCCGAGGGGCGAGCCTCCACCGGTGAGCCGTCCGCGGCGAGCACGTCGACGGCGGAATGTTCGACGGTCGTCGGACGCGGTGCGTGCAGGGCCCCGGGCCAGGGTGCGGCAGGGCTGCGCTCGGGGACGGCCGCCTGCTGCCACGGGGTCCACAGGTTCGTCTCTGCCGGGTCCCACCCGCCCTGGAGGCCCGGAACCAGGACGGCATCGGGACCGAACAGCCCCTGCAGACGCTCGAGCGTATGGGTGATCTGCCCGGTGTTCTCGTCGAACAGACTGCGCGTGGCACCGATCGGGGTGGTCAGTTCGGCTGCGATGAGACGCAGCGCGATGATGCCGTCGTCGGAGAAGTCCTCGGCATCGGGAGCCGGCTCGTCGACGATGTCGAGTTCCTGCGGGTCGGGCTGTGCCGTGCGGGGATCCGGGCCCGGACGAGAGCCCCGGCCCACTCCTGCCAGCCAGCCTTCTGCCTGCCACCGCAGACGGTCGGCGATCGCGTTCTCCTGCATGTCTTCGATCCGCCAGGTCCGGGACGAGGACTGGCCGGCCGCGGCATCGAGCTCGATCGTGATCTGGGTGCAGACAAGCCCCTGTCTGCGCACCTTGGCCAGCAGATCGGCACCGAGCTGGCGGGCGAGGAAGCCGAGGGTGTCGCTGCGGGTCGTCGGGGCATCGAGAGTGAGTTCGACGTCGAGTTGTTCACCGCGGACATGATCGGCGAGCGGGGCTCCTGCCCGCCCGGAGGCCAGGTCGTGCAGATGTCGGCCGAAGGCGCCGAAGCGTGCGTTCACGTCTTTGGTCTTCAGGCGGGCGAGGTCACCGAGGGTGCGCAGCCCCAGCTGCCAGAAGACCTCGATCAGCGCGGTCGCCTCGGCGCCGGCGTATTCCAGGGTGGTGACCGGCTGGGCGGAGAGGAAGTCCACGGTCTGCCCGGGTTCGACCCGGCGCGCCTGCCCGGCGGCGAGGACCGCGGCGAAGACGGTGTCGGCGATTCCGGGGAAGAACTCCCACCCGGTGTCATCGACGAGAGCCGAGACCAGTGTCTCGACGGCATCGGCTTCGTCGGTGTAGCCGTGTCTGAGCGAGTCAAGAGGGAGCGCCAATGTTCCCGGGCTGAGCAGGGTGAACCGGGCGACGAGGTTGTCGAGGGCACCGACCCCGGCACTGAAATGTCGGTTGTCCGCCTCTTCGTCCCAGACCGCGACGTGGGCTTCCGGACAGCGGTATCCCACGGCGCGTTTGTTGTTTCCGGCGGTGATGCCGGCGGAACGGGCCGGAGCATTGGCGGCGATGACCTTGCCGGCATGGAGGACTGCGACAGGGCAGCCCGGTGCGATGTCGTGTTCGACCGCTGCGGCCACCGCCGGCCAGTCGGGCACGGTGAGCACGAGGGTGCGGCCGGACTCATCCGACATGGCTGATCACCTGCCGCAGCTGTGTGATCGTCGACCACCGAGGATCGTCGGCTGTATCCGTGCCCGGATCTGTGCCCATGTCCGGATCTGTGTCCGGGCTTGTGGCCGGGACAGTGCGTGCTTCGGCTGCAGCGTTCGCAGTCCCTGCGGGGACGCCGCCTGTCACGACTTCCAGCGTCCCTGCGGGGACGCTGGCGGGAGTTCCCGACGGCCCGGGCAGCAGGAACCGGTGGCTTCCCGTCTGCGACCGGGCACGTACGAGGCAGGACTGCAGGCGTCCGCGGCCGTGTTCGGCACCCGACCAGCGGGTGTCGGTGATCTCGATCTGCTCTGTGCTGCCGGACACGGGACGGAGGCTGATGAGGCTCATCCGTCGTTCGCGGATCTTCGCCAGGAGTCGGGCCCGTTCCGAAGCGCTCGGGGCGAAGCCGGGGTCGACGAGGATGATGTCGAAGGATTCGATGAGGATCGAAGCCACTCGCAGCCAGTCCTCGCCGGGGGTCGCGAGGTTGACGAAATGGTCGAGGTCGACGCCGAGGTCGGCGATCGAGGACACGGCCGGTTCGCCGAGCCCGATGCCGGCGCACCACTTCTGCTCCCGGGTCGCCGCAGCGATCGCCGCCAGGCCGCAGCTCAGCGACAGCTCACCGGTGACGGTGACGAGTTCGCCGCGCGGCAGACCGCCGCGCCGGAACAGCGGAGAGAGCACAGGATCCACCGGATGGGGTGGGATCTTATCGAACAGCGCCGCAGCCGTGGAGACCCCCGTCTCCCGACTGAGCTGTTCGATGACCGGTGCTGCTGACATGACATCCATTATCGAACTGGTGTTCTAAATTGGCAAGATTCAGACAACAGCTCTGCCCTCCCGGTCGTGTCGCCATTCGGCTTCGAACATCCATGCGATACAGAGGCCGAGGTCAAAGCCGTAACCGCCGCCGACGGTGCCGGGATCGGCCGCTTTCGTGATCTTCTTGACCTCGGCGACGCGAACCGCGGTATTGAACATCATCCGCCCCCTCACCCGACTTTCCAGCGGAAGCAGCTGGGAACCGTCGGGCATGTAGAAGGCAAAGGCAGCGGGACCGCGCATCGCTCCGGCGAAATCCGCTCCGGTGCGTTCGATGCGCAGCTGGTATTTGTGCACCACGGTGTGATGTCGGCGACAGAGCAGGATGAGATTGTCCATATCGGTCCTCCCACCCTGCGACCAGGGACGGATATGGTGGGCATCGCATCGCCTGCGGGCTCGGCAGCCGGGGAATTGGCAGCAGACATCACGCACACTCAGCGCCATTCGCTGTCGTCTGCTCACCAGACGCTTCGAGCGCCCGAGCATGAGGACGTCGCCTCCGGCATCCTTGACCGCCCCGCTGATCAGCGCCTCACAGCTCAGGCGCTCCGCCGTCGCCGCGGTGATGCCGCCGAACCCTTCGATCCGGCAGGTCGTATCCGCCCGTCCGCCCGACGTCCCCGCGGGGACGCTTCCCTCGGCTCCTTCCGCACGGTCTGACCCAATCCCCTCTTCTGCCGGACCGTCCGATTCGCCTTTCGTCCCCGCGGGGACGCCTGCGTCGGCCGCTGGTCTTGCGGGGATACTGAGCAGAGGTGGCTTGAACGCGGGCGCGGCTTCCACCGTGGCTCCGCTGCGAGTGATCACCTCGGCGGAGGCATGGACGAGCAGCCGGGCACGATCGGCGTCGATCGAACCCGCGGGCTCGGCACGGGGGAAGGCGTGGATGATCTCCATCAGGCACATGACCTGGGAGACCGGCTCATAAGGAGCCTCGTCCACTGTGTCGCCTTCGCCCGCAGCCCCCTCCTCAGCGGAACCACCGTCATGGACGGGACGCTCGAGAACCTGGCGGGCGGCGTCGAGCATCGCGGCGATCTCTGCGGCATCGTCTTCCTCGAGTTCGATCGTGATCCGGGTCCGACCGGGTGCCACCTGACGCATGTTCACACTGTCCTCAGCCAGGTACAGCGGGAACGGGCCGTTGTCGATCTTGTCGGCCAGCTGCTGGTAGTTCTGCGAGATCCGGCTGATCTGGCTGCCGGTGGCAAGGGTGGCCAGACGCAGCGCCTCATCGTCGCCGATCCGCTCCCCCAGTCGGGTCACTTCCCTCACCTTTGAGAAGCTGACATCACCGCCCGCCAGACTCTTCTTCACCTTCGGCATCTCCCGCAGCGCCCTCATCACGCGAACATACTCGCGAGCCGTGTGCATGCTCACCGACGCCACATGCATCACCCACTCGGTCAGGGTCTTCACACCGACCCATTCCGTCCACAGTCCCCGCCTCTCGACCTCGTCGATGAGGGTGATGACGCGAGCGTGGCAGAAGGAGATGCATGAGATGTTGCGCCGGATATCCGTCACGATCTGCTCACAGGTGAGGGTGCTGGGGTCCACATCGGCGTCAGCCCCTCCATAGTCCTTCGGATCGACACTCAGCCCTGCGAGGTCGGCCGCCTCCGCTGCAATCGGCTCATCGTCTCTCATGGTGCTCCCCTCCCGCGGCCCGTCGGCCCTCCGGTCCGGCGATCCCCATGACCACCAACCGTGCCTCCACTCTAGGGCTCGGCACTGACACGAGAATTCGATCGAAGGCAATCTTCAGAAATGAATCACCGCTGAGATTCGATTGAGTTTCGTTTCTGCAGGTGACCAAGCCTAACCACATGTGTCCCGAAGACTGCCGAACTGGCTCTTGCCTGCCGTGTCAGCGCCGACGGGTAAGGTGACGGTCATGACTGACGAAGCCCGCACCCGCGAAGCGGCCACGCGTGATTCCTATGATGCGATCGCCCGAACCTACACGGACTGGGTCGCCGACGAGCTCACTGCGAAACCTCATGACCGAGCCGTGCTCGGGGCGTTCTCCGAGCTCGTCCTCGGCACCGGCTCAGCGGAGGTCCTCGATATAGGCTGCGGGCCCGGTCGCATCACTACGTTCCTCGGCGCCCTTGGGCTGGAACCGCGCGGACTCGACCTCTCCCCTGCCATGATCGAACTCGCGAAGGGCCTCTATCCGACCCATCAGTTCGACGTCGGGTCGATGACCGCTCTGCCCTATGCCGATGTGTCCTTCTCCGGTCTCGTCGCCTGGTACTCGACCATCCACGTCCCCGGGGATGCGCTTGCCCTCGCCTTCGCCGAGGCGGCCCGTGTCCTGCGTCCGGGAGGCTGGTTCCAGCTGGCGTTTCAGCTCGGCGACCGGGTCGATCACTTCTCCGATCTCGCCGGCTTCGACGTCGACCTCGACTTCCACCGCCGTTCGATCGATGACGTTCTCACCGCCCTCGAACCGCATGGTTTCACCCCTGCCGCCCGTCTCGAACGAGAACCCGACCGGGCCGGCCGCTTCCCGGAGGCGACCAGGCAGGGCTACCTCCTCGTCCGCCGGGACAGCCGATGAGGTCCTTCCCTGGAAAGAGGTGAGAAGATGAGAGGGATATGAATATCGACATCGTCTTCCACACTCCCGAGATCCCCGGCAACACCGGAAATGCCATCCGGCTCGCCGCGGTCACCGGAGCCCATCTCCATCTCGTCGAGCCCCTCGGCTTCGACCTCTCCGACGCGAAGCTGCGCCGAGCCGGTCTCGACTATCACGACCTCGCCCATGTCACCGTCCATCCATCGATCGACGTGCTCTGGAGCCACCTCGGTGAGCGTCGGGTGATCGCGTTCAGCACGCATACGGACAATTCCTTCGCCGAGGTGGAGTACCAAGACGGAGACGTCCTCCTCTTCGGACGCGAGTCGACGGGACTGCCCGACGAGGTCGTCACCGACGACCATGTCGATATGACGGTGCGGATCCCGATGCTGCCGGCACGCCGTTCGCTCAACCTGGCGAATTCGGCATCCATCGCCATCTACGAAGCCTGGCGCCAACACGGCTACACGGGCGCCTGAACCCGCGTAGAATTCTTCGCGAACGCTTTACCTGAAAGGACCACTATGACCGCAAAGGTGCTCACCGTCGCCGGATCCGATGTCTCCGGAGGAGCCGGACTCGAAGCCGATCTGAAGATGTTCGACGAATACGGTGCCTTCGGCACTGCCGTCGTCACCTGCATCGTCACTTTCGATCCCAATGACGGATTCGCCCACGTCCTCGAATTCATCGAACCCGAGGTCGTCAACCGCCAGCTCGAGTCGACGCTGGCCGTGCACGAATTCACCGCCATCAAGTCCGGAATGCTCGGCTCCGTCGACTCGGCACTGGTCCTCGCCGAAGAACTCAAGACCAATGATCTGCCGTACGTCTTCGATCCTGTGCTCGTGTGCAAGGGCGCAGGCACCATGGTCGATCTCAAGGATCTCTTCGTCGAGAACCTCGTGCCCCTGGCCACCGTCGTCACCCCGAATCTCGAAGAGGCCGCCACTCTGGCCGGGGTCGACCCCATCGACTCCGTCGAGGGCATGATCGAGGCCGCGAAGATCATCCATGGGCAGGGCGCGAAGAACGTCGTCGTCAAGGGCGGGGCGCGCCTCGCCGGAGACGATGCCATCGACATCCTCTTCGACGGTGAGACCGTGACGACTCTGCGCTCGCGCAAGGTCAATGACAAGCTCGTCAACGGGGCAGGCTGCTCGTTCGCCTCCTCGATCGCGGCGGGCATCGCCACCGGTCTGGACATCAAGGACGCCGTCGTCTCCGCCAAGGAGAAGGTCGCACACGGAATCGCGAACTGCCTCGACAATGCCACCGGAGTCGCCTCGCTCTACCACCCGGCGGCACGGGTGAGCCCCTCCTCCGAGGTCTCAGTCACCGTCGACTGATCACCGGTGCTTCGGTTGCGTCCCCGCGAGGACGCACCCAGTCACAGTCGGGACGTCGCATCAGAGTCAGTCGACCTGCAGACAGCAGATTGCCCCGCACACCGATTCGGTGTGCGGGGCAATCTGTATGAAGCAGTTGGAAACTCCCGAGATCAGCGCTTGCCGAAGCCCTTGTAGCGGTCCTTGAACTTCTCCACGCGGCCGGCGGAGTCGAGGATGCGCTGCTTGCCCGTGTAGAACGGGTGCGAAGCGGACGAGATCTCGACGTCGATCACGGGGTAGGTGTTGCCGTCTTCCCACTCGATGGTCTTGTCGCTCTTAGCGGTGGAGCGGGTGAGGAACTTGGTGCCGGAAGCCAGATCGTTGAACACGATCGGTGCGTATTCCGGGTGGATGTCCTTCTTCATTTTCTTACCTCTGCTGAATTCTTTCAGGCGCCTGATATGAGTTGAACTCATCTGCCAGTGCCCGAATTCGTCTGCTGGACACGCTCCGAACCGTAGGAACCGGACACGGAGCGACAATCGATTCTAACTGATGGGCCCGGACAAAGCGATTCGACACGGATCTCCTAAACTGTGGCCATGACCACGAAACAGCGCCTCTCCGCTCAGTTCACTCTCCAGCCCGCCGCCACTGCTCCGGAGCTCATGGCAGAGTCGACGGCCGCCGCCCTGCCGACGGTCTCCGGCGAGGTCGACGTCTTCGCCATCGATCCCCAGATCGCAGACACCGCGGCTCTCCTCGATGCCACGGATCTGCCCCCGGCCACCTCGGCGAACTGCGTCCTCGTCGCCGGTTCACGGGGCGGTGAGGAGCGCATCGCCGCGTGCATGGTGCTCGCGAACACCCGCGCCGATGTCAACAAACGGGTCAAGAAGCTCCTCGACGTCCGCAAGGCATCGTTCCTCCCGCTCGAGCGCGCCGTGGACGAATCCGGGATGGAGTACGGCGGCATCGGACCGATCGGCCTGCCGGAGAACTACCGGGTGCTCATCGATTCCCGCGTCGCCGCGGCCGAGGAGCTCATCATCGGTTCCGGTATCCGCGGCTCCAAGCTGATACTCTCCGGCTCCGCCCTCGCGTCTCTGCCCGGCGCCGAGGTGATCGAGGACCTGGCCACCGAGATCGGCTGACCGAGTCGCTCGGTCTGGCATCGACAGTCGGTCGAGCACCGCCTGTCGGTCCGATGCTCCCCGTCTGCCGAGCGCTGCTCGTCAGCTCAGTCCCGCACGCTCGATGACGTAGTCGATGAGTGGGGCATAGAGGTTCGGGACGACGTCGTCGTCGAGCGGGATGGTCGCTTCGATCTGCCCCTGCGCCTCGGCGACGAAGAGCGCCGGATCGTTGCAGTCGGCGTAGCCGATGGTCCGCAATCCCCTGCTCGACGCGGCTCCGGCCCACCCGTGGTCGGCAACGACGAGGTCTGGGGCGCTGCCGCCGCGGGCGGCGAAATCATCGAGCAGCGCATGCATCGGTTCGGCCAGGTGCGTGTGCGGACTGCCGCCATGCTGGTGCCAAGTCCACACATTGTTGATCTGGCGGACGTCGCCACCGATCTCCGGGACCGGAATGAAGTGGTCACGGACGTCGATGACCGCGCCCGCGTCCTTCGCCGCGTCGGCAATCGCCATATGGACGGGCAGCAGGCCCGCCGGGTGCCCGGTGGCGAAGAGGAGCCGACCTCCCGACCGTGTGACCTCACCGACAGCCTCGGCGAGCTTCTCCAGAGCGACGATGCAGGCGTC
Protein-coding regions in this window:
- a CDS encoding error-prone DNA polymerase, whose product is MGFSNPRTPWSKLARRLEGKDIPSSPADKQPAGENPAGKQPVDKHADGSDAPAFSRPDRYQVSVGPGGSDGRGRYQEPTGAGSAQGIGSGPGLLRQSGVDWAELHVHSQFSFLDGASDPEELVAAGAAAGLSSLALTDHNGLYGAVRFAHAAAEVGLDTVFGSELSVGLAEKIPGQTDPDATHLLVLARSVEGYHQLSQIITEANLRGEKNRPLFDLDELAAEDGDWMILTGCRKGPLRRALGDDDGGLSALRELTALFGPDRVAVELSRDGTPDDDERLRHLGDLAQRTGLPIMASNAVHFATRAQWKSAQVRASVRSRLSLDELAGWLPATASARIHTGEEMLARFPRQALDNAVRIGRDCSFVLSSARPDLPKAPMPDETEGETYLRGLIAERGRHRYGTRAENPRAWEQLDREMDMIAQLGFCGYFLIVFDITEFCRHMGIFCQGRGSAANSAVCFVLGITAVDAVKHGLLFDRFLSPDRKGYPDIDIDIESGRREEVIQYVYDHFGRDRAAQVANVITYRAKSAIRDAAFSLGYAPGQQDAFSKSSNRWSSLPDAEDSPVPAPVLKVAEDLLGSPRHLGIHSGGMILADRAIGEVVPIEKATMGHRTVVQWDKDDCAAMDLVKFDLLGLGMLTALHEMVGLVHRHTGVLIDRAEIDDDDAAVYEMLCRADAIGVFQVESRAQLATLPRLRPETFYDLAVQVALIRPGPIQGGSVHPYIRRRQGLDEVEYLHPLLEKSLAKTYGVPLFQEQLMQMAIDVGGFTGADADRLRQAMGSRRSEKRMAELAEKFRTGALARGVAEDTAEAIFATIAAFANYGFPESHAISFANLVYQSAWFKYHHHAAFTAGLLRSQPMGFYSPQSLIADARRHGVPILPVDIRWSQAATDLERVAEAGEGGTASAGELGIRLGLDTVAHVGSFAEVIVTERENAPFTSVADLAERTGIGKRAMESLATAGALSGFDLDRRQALWLAGGVAGAHPGLLPGTASVDSAPTLPTMDAFDVTLAELFSTGITVDGYPTQMMRESLSARGYSSTADAARAADGTRMTVAAIVTHRQRPATASGITFINLEDEFGMLNVVATAGLMKRFRTVATSRNALVVTGLIQRGGDVVSLYAHKLIPLEVQLPTKARNFR
- a CDS encoding DNA polymerase Y family protein encodes the protein MSDESGRTLVLTVPDWPAVAAAVEHDIAPGCPVAVLHAGKVIAANAPARSAGITAGNNKRAVGYRCPEAHVAVWDEEADNRHFSAGVGALDNLVARFTLLSPGTLALPLDSLRHGYTDEADAVETLVSALVDDTGWEFFPGIADTVFAAVLAAGQARRVEPGQTVDFLSAQPVTTLEYAGAEATALIEVFWQLGLRTLGDLARLKTKDVNARFGAFGRHLHDLASGRAGAPLADHVRGEQLDVELTLDAPTTRSDTLGFLARQLGADLLAKVRRQGLVCTQITIELDAAAGQSSSRTWRIEDMQENAIADRLRWQAEGWLAGVGRGSRPGPDPRTAQPDPQELDIVDEPAPDAEDFSDDGIIALRLIAAELTTPIGATRSLFDENTGQITHTLERLQGLFGPDAVLVPGLQGGWDPAETNLWTPWQQAAVPERSPAAPWPGALHAPRPTTVEHSAVDVLAADGSPVEARPSGLGAVPATIRFPTGQTEAIADYSGSWPIESGWWDPNRAVYRTRLQVVTDAGRALLLSKEHGQWYLTGRYR
- a CDS encoding DNA recombination/repair protein RecA, yielding MSAAPVIEQLSRETGVSTAAALFDKIPPHPVDPVLSPLFRRGGLPRGELVTVTGELSLSCGLAAIAAATREQKWCAGIGLGEPAVSSIADLGVDLDHFVNLATPGEDWLRVASILIESFDIILVDPGFAPSASERARLLAKIRERRMSLISLRPVSGSTEQIEITDTRWSGAEHGRGRLQSCLVRARSQTGSHRFLLPGPSGTPASVPAGTLEVVTGGVPAGTANAAAEARTVPATSPDTDPDMGTDPGTDTADDPRWSTITQLRQVISHVG
- a CDS encoding HNH endonuclease signature motif containing protein; translation: MRDDEPIAAEAADLAGLSVDPKDYGGADADVDPSTLTCEQIVTDIRRNISCISFCHARVITLIDEVERRGLWTEWVGVKTLTEWVMHVASVSMHTAREYVRVMRALREMPKVKKSLAGGDVSFSKVREVTRLGERIGDDEALRLATLATGSQISRISQNYQQLADKIDNGPFPLYLAEDSVNMRQVAPGRTRITIELEEDDAAEIAAMLDAARQVLERPVHDGGSAEEGAAGEGDTVDEAPYEPVSQVMCLMEIIHAFPRAEPAGSIDADRARLLVHASAEVITRSGATVEAAPAFKPPLLSIPARPAADAGVPAGTKGESDGPAEEGIGSDRAEGAEGSVPAGTSGGRADTTCRIEGFGGITAATAERLSCEALISGAVKDAGGDVLMLGRSKRLVSRRQRMALSVRDVCCQFPGCRARRRCDAHHIRPWSQGGRTDMDNLILLCRRHHTVVHKYQLRIERTGADFAGAMRGPAAFAFYMPDGSQLLPLESRVRGRMMFNTAVRVAEVKKITKAADPGTVGGGYGFDLGLCIAWMFEAEWRHDREGRAVV
- a CDS encoding class I SAM-dependent methyltransferase; the protein is MTDEARTREAATRDSYDAIARTYTDWVADELTAKPHDRAVLGAFSELVLGTGSAEVLDIGCGPGRITTFLGALGLEPRGLDLSPAMIELAKGLYPTHQFDVGSMTALPYADVSFSGLVAWYSTIHVPGDALALAFAEAARVLRPGGWFQLAFQLGDRVDHFSDLAGFDVDLDFHRRSIDDVLTALEPHGFTPAARLEREPDRAGRFPEATRQGYLLVRRDSR
- a CDS encoding tRNA (cytidine(34)-2'-O)-methyltransferase, producing MNIDIVFHTPEIPGNTGNAIRLAAVTGAHLHLVEPLGFDLSDAKLRRAGLDYHDLAHVTVHPSIDVLWSHLGERRVIAFSTHTDNSFAEVEYQDGDVLLFGRESTGLPDEVVTDDHVDMTVRIPMLPARRSLNLANSASIAIYEAWRQHGYTGA
- a CDS encoding PfkB family carbohydrate kinase is translated as MTAKVLTVAGSDVSGGAGLEADLKMFDEYGAFGTAVVTCIVTFDPNDGFAHVLEFIEPEVVNRQLESTLAVHEFTAIKSGMLGSVDSALVLAEELKTNDLPYVFDPVLVCKGAGTMVDLKDLFVENLVPLATVVTPNLEEAATLAGVDPIDSVEGMIEAAKIIHGQGAKNVVVKGGARLAGDDAIDILFDGETVTTLRSRKVNDKLVNGAGCSFASSIAAGIATGLDIKDAVVSAKEKVAHGIANCLDNATGVASLYHPAARVSPSSEVSVTVD
- a CDS encoding type B 50S ribosomal protein L31, with translation MKKDIHPEYAPIVFNDLASGTKFLTRSTAKSDKTIEWEDGNTYPVIDVEISSASHPFYTGKQRILDSAGRVEKFKDRYKGFGKR
- a CDS encoding YbaK/EbsC family protein → MTTKQRLSAQFTLQPAATAPELMAESTAAALPTVSGEVDVFAIDPQIADTAALLDATDLPPATSANCVLVAGSRGGEERIAACMVLANTRADVNKRVKKLLDVRKASFLPLERAVDESGMEYGGIGPIGLPENYRVLIDSRVAAAEELIIGSGIRGSKLILSGSALASLPGAEVIEDLATEIG
- a CDS encoding phosphatase — protein: MDRSTLALALEVGRITGEVATPRENNLSHIHRFLDQERQFDFGVELTRDWDYDSVFALMVERCGLRPDPEFVEGVDTISTDACIVALEKLAEAVGEVTRSGGRLLFATGHPAGLLPVHMAIADAAKDAGAVIDVRDHFIPVPEIGGDVRQINNVWTWHQHGGSPHTHLAEPMHALLDDFAARGGSAPDLVVADHGWAGAASSRGLRTIGYADCNDPALFVAEAQGQIEATIPLDDDVVPNLYAPLIDYVIERAGLS